The Lolium rigidum isolate FL_2022 chromosome 2, APGP_CSIRO_Lrig_0.1, whole genome shotgun sequence genomic interval CAAAGAtacttgagaatatgtttcctgtaCAAGCTACCATATACTTTTGTGGAAAAAAATTACCGGCGATGATACACGGTAAAGTAAAATTTATCACAACATCGACACTAATAACAAGCTAGAAGAGATATCAGATTTGCATGGAGATGAGGTGGTGAGTAGTTACTTCAAAATGGTGAGCAATTATACTACTGTAGAAATAATGTTGCCAATAAAAACATGGTGGTTGACAGGTGAAGACGTCAAGTAGTtttaatcttcgacatcaacaatcaagatctatAGCTTATTATCAGATGTAATTTAAACACATAATGGTTAGTTCAGGTGAATGTATACTACATATATTGTTTGGTTGTAAGATTACGAGTCTTAGTAATATTTTTTATATATCACGATTTAAAAGAAAACAAATTGCTTTGTGTCTAATGTTTTGGAAATATATACATATGTGGTTCGTGGGTTTCGTATGTCTTTCCTAGATAAATCAAACATACAATTTTGTTAATTTAATAGAATGATCTTCTACAATCAAGCAATTAAATTTACAATTGATTGAGATGCCTTAACTATGTCATCCTAATTGGAGTAGCCATGTATCACACCCTAGCAAATACATGTGACTGTGAGAAATTAGGTTGAAGAGCGGAGAATAACATTGAGAGATCAGTTGAAAATATATAAACACAATATTATGTCCATTTTTAAATAAACAATATGTAAGAAATTTGCAGTAAACTACTCTAAATTTGTCCTGACGATACAAAATTATGCTATTGGAAGGGTTGCAAATAAAATAATAACACTATTATTACTCACCACATTTTTGAAACATAATAATCTACAAAATAATGGTCAGGATTGCATTTTGGAGACCATCAATGAGTCTAAAATATCATGTATTTCAAAAGTTAGTAAGTAATTGAGTggaataaatattaaaaaaaagcAATAAGAGATAAAGTTCTCACTGTTTTTTTGTCCAACCCGATAAATGTGACACTCTTCTTTATTCATCTCATGTAACAGTTTTAATTTGCTATTCTGTTTGAAGAATCAACTACACATTGATCTTTTATCTAGATTTTTATCATTACTTTGACCATAACATATAAATTTTCATAGTTGTACAACTATAGCAATTACCAAAAATCAGAAAGCTGACACTTGCGATCCAACAATCACATAAGCCATGTGATAACAAGAAAGAATTCAAAAGGTGAATTGAATTATATACAATAATCTAATATGCAACACATACGATCATTAGATGGTCCTCTAAAAAAGGTGCAATAATCACCCGCAAAAAGTAAGGTTGATTAAAGAAGTTACCTACGGAAGAGGTATTTTAGTTATCACAATATCTAGGTGGTTATATAGCTATATTATAAACTTAACATAATATGAATATATGTGAAATTTTAGATTTAGTTTACAGACATCCATAAATAAATAGAAATGttcccctcgcatttgcgagggccacgttGCTAGTTTCAATAAGAATAAAAAAACGCGCACACAATTCGGACCCAGATAAGCCCCGCCTTCATCTGATAACTCGCCACTGCCCCAACTGAAGCAGCCATGCCGGCGGTGGCGTCACTCCCGCCACCGgcaccggcgccggcggcggtgcgGCGTGGGCGGAGGTTCTCGCCGCCGTCGGCTTCGCTGCGTCGCGCCGCGTCCGGCGGGGGCACGAGCTGGCGGAGCGAGCGGCGGCTCATGTCGGAGCTGGAGCGCACCGTGACGTCGGGCGCGACGGAGCGCGTCATCCGCGACTTCGTCGGCACCAAGTCGGagcgcgccgccctcgccgcgcTCTCCCGCCTCCTCATCGACTCCAACACCCTCGCCGTCCCCGTGAGCCCCCGTCAGACACATCAATCCCTTCTCCCCAACTGGCCAACTCCGATCCCCTCCCTCTCTCTAACCTCGCCGGAAAATTCCACATTCGCTGCAGTTCTACGAGGCGGTGACCCAGGCGCGGTGGTTCAAGTGGAGCTCGATCCACGCCGCCGCGGTGGCCGCCTTGCTCGAGACCAACGGCGGCGCGGAGGAATCCAGATCCCTCGTCGCCGACTCCGCCGCGCGCCTCGAGTCCGCCGCCGAGGTGGCACTCTTCTACTGCGACCTCATGGCGGCCTTCTCCTCGCGCGGACTGAAGGGCCGGGCCATGGATTTCTACGCGCAGCTCCGGGcgatgccgccgccgctcgccggcggcggcaagACCTACATGGCCATGATTAAGTCCCTGTGCATGATGGGCCTCGCCGACGAGGCCGAGGGGGCGCTCAGGGAGATGGCCGCTCTGGGGTACCAGCCTGATGCGTTTCAGTTTGGATTGGTGGCGAAGTGCTATGGGAAGGCCGGCCAGTTGGCTGAGATGGAGAGGGTGATTGCGTCCATGTCGGACGCCGGCATCCGGATGGGCACCGGCGCGGCGAACATCGTCCTCTCGTGCTACAGCGCATGTCGAGATCATGGGAAGATGCTAATGTGGCTGAAGAAGATGAGGAAGTTGCGTGTGGCACCGACCACCAAGGCTTACAACTTTGTGCTCAACTCGTGTCCGACAGTGGTATCGATGGCTCGCGAATTGGGCCCTTCACTGCCGTTGTCATCGGCGCAGTTGGTGAAGAAGCTCAATTCTGGGTCTCCATGGCCGGCAGAAGCTGAGGTGGTGCAGGAGCTTCTGTCGGCCTCATCAGTGTCGGACAAGGCGATGGTTTGGTCAGAAACTGAGGTGAAGCTGAATCTGCATGGGTTCAGTATAACTTCAGCTTATGTTTTGATGCTGCAGTGGGTGGACGCGGTGAAGGGAGGCCGtgcgttgccattggaggtgtctgTGGTGTGCGGTGTCGGGAAGCACAGTGATGTCCGTGGCGAGCCCAAAGTGCGAGAACTGGCACAGGAGGTTCTGAGCCGGATGGGAAGTCCCCTGAGGTTGTCTACGAGGAACAAAGGCCGTCTTGTGGCAAAGCGAGACAGGGTGAAGCAATGGTTAGCCACCGATTGGGCTTCTCCGGTGCATGATGAGAACGCAGATCAATCGCCCGACGAGATTGACCAGCAACCATTTTTACCTGAACTTTTCAGAAAACTCGGACAGTTTATTTCCTCATTTATGTCAGTTTCCAGATGAATGTCAAGCTGTTCCTTGTAGATTAGGAAGTTCAGAATAGACATACATTCTTTCTTCTGCTGTGCAATGATACAAGATGGGTTTTGTGCGAGTGTTGTAAAAACATCGGATTTTTTCAATGGTGAACGGCTTAGTGCACGAGTGAATAGAAGAGTTGACGCTCAACTCCTCAACTAGCTGCTTGAAGTTGATTCCAGTGCCTTGCCAATATGTTTTCAACTGGTTGATGGTGTTCAGCACCTTCTTAGCTTATCCTATTTCATGGTGAAATTGCAGAAACCTTTTGAAAATGTCAAGTTCAGTTGCTCCTAGTAACTTACTTGTGTATATATGTGCCACATAATTCTGACTTAGATGCATCTTTCTCTGTAAAATAATCAAAGCTCTATTTCATTAAGTGATGCTATTCATTATTCAAAAATATACTGTCATGGCGGTACTATCAATTCTTGAGCCGCAACAGATATGTGTCAGTGCATAACTGCCCACTATCCTATTGGAGTACAGCCATTGCATAAATTCTCCTATTTTGGTTTTGCATTGCTGGAAATATTTACTTATATATTGCATGGTAGGTTACATGTTGGAGATAATGTTACTTGTACTATCAAATGGTTTGTTCACTTTGGGATATTTGTTGACGTAGTTATAGTTCTTGTGTTCTCCTCTGTACTCGCACGTTGTCGACTCGTCttggtttttggttgatgtgaggtggtgaattgtcaccccttcatccctctgtaggttttgcGAGGTGGCTTCACGTttcatcttttgtattgctcttgtaaggtgttgtgaataatctaataaaaaaagtcgtgtgcatcctttggatgcagaagctggggcgatatttcccccatttcgaaaaaagattttttttttttgcataaatgCTTTATTTCTGTATCATCAATATGGATGAACAAGGGTAGATTAATTTTGGCATTCTTCTTATTCACACTGATCATCATGTATCCTCCATAGGACGTAAAGGCATATATTAATTCATGCATTTTTATTGTTGAACAAATTGTGCAGCCCTGTTATTCAGGAAAATCACTAGATAATAGCAACTGCATGATATATCTACACATTATATTATTAAATTTGTAAACTATGCAACGCTTACCTGGGAATCTTTTTCAAATCGTCAAATGTGCCCCTTGATAATAGCAACTGCATGATATGATTCCTGGTACCTGTATCGTCTGGCACAAACTAGGAAATAGCCGAAGTTGATAGTCACCACAACAGCCAAGGTCCAGTACACGTTGTCCAGCCTCCCCTGGTTTATGTTCCCGGGCAGCCACGGCGTGACTCGCCTCACGACGTCGACATACACCGTGCCGAGGTAGAACCCCATGGCGATGAGCAGCGGCGCCATGGCCGTCGCCAAGCTCCTCAACGACTTAGGGAACTCCAGGTAGTAAAAGGCCATGTTTCCTGGGAAGTGGAGGGCCTCCCCGATGCCCACGACGGCAAGAGGGAGTACCAGCCACAACACGGACATGGGGGTGACCCACCCAGTGGCCTCGTCGGCGTCATGGAGCTCGCGCACGATGCCCAGCCTCCGGCGCTCCACCAGCGCCGCGACCACCATGCCCACGATGTTCACCACGTGGCCGAGCCCCACACGCTGCAGCGCCGAGGGCGGCGTGCCGGCGATCCGACGCCAAAGCGGGAAGACGACACGGTCCAGGACCGGGGTGACCGCGATGAATGCCACGAGCGTGCAGACGGTGATGGACCCCGCCGGAATCTTGAAGTGGTCGCCGATGGAGCGGTCCATGGCAAGAGCCTGCAGGACGATCATGCCGATCATCACGCCGATCGACACGCTTAGCGTTATGCCGGCTGACCACACCGGGAGGACGCCGAGCAGGGACTTGAGGTCCTCGACCTGCTGCACCGTGCACAGCCGCCAGTTTGCCGGTACGGCGGCCACCGGGATGTCTCCACGGAGTTGTCGCTTGCGGTGATCATGGCGGCACGATTAAGAAATCTTAGTCTTTTGCTTGGAGCACCGTCGCCGACCGAGTCCGCGACGGAGCCATCGTCTCCGACGTAGTACCGCGCGCCGCCCACGTCGGCACGGCCCTTGCGCACGGCAGCCACGACAACACGGGCAAGCTCCGCGTACGGGCTGCCCTTTGGCGCGGGCTTCCGATAGTACCGCGCGCCAGCGAGTAGCAAGGCCAAGCTGAAGCCGGTGGCGGCGAGGCAGACACCGAACCCCAGAGCCCAGGATACCCCGTCCTGGAGGTAAACGATGGCCGTGTCGCCGATCAGGAAGGATGTGTAGAGGAACACGAAGTACCAGTTGAAGAAGGTGTCCTGATCGCGCGAGCTGCTGAACTGATCCGCGCCCATCGTCGCCACGTTGAAGCGCGTCCCGCCGGTGCCGATGGCGAGGAGTAACACGGCCGCGTAAAGCACGGCGAGCTGCCCGGGCGTCCCGTGCTTGCAAGCGGCGGTGGATGGCGTTGGACAGGGCGGCGGCCGCAGGAGAAGCGCAGCCGCGGAGAGCGTGAACAGCACGAAGGCTCGTAAAatgatactacctctgtccataaatagatgccaaaaatttgtctaaatttgaatgtatctagctatgatttagtatatagatacatccgaatttagataaatctttaagcatctatttatggacggagggagtattcagTTGAGAAATTACAACAGTGTTATAAAGAAGAGTATGATAATGGATTATATCGACTTCTTTTCAGAAAGCCTCTTTTCTGTAAAGTTTTTTTCTTTGAACTGATCACACACTTCGATTCAGTGTGATACTGGCCGGCATGCTCCAACTTCCAGTaggtggtgctgtgaagaaccaagAATTTGGCTCCAGGTAAAGTCTTTGGCGTTCAGTGCAAAACCCACTAGGCGCGCGTAAATCAGGTcgcagagccacaatacggacatGGGGGTGACCATGGAGCTCGCGCACGATGCAAAACAAATTAAGCACGCGGGGCTGGACGAGTAGTAGCGGCTGGAGTACTTAACTTGCAGCGCGCCCGTTCGTCTCCGCCTTAATTAATTCCTCCACTCCACatctcaaaaaagaaaagaaattccaCCGCCTCGTCTCAGGCTCACACTAATTGCGCAGTCGCAAACCAACTCACACTAATTGCGAGTTCCATCTCACGATCCCTTCATTCATTCCCAACCTCCTCTCCCTGATCAATCTCGCCGCCGGCACACTCCCTTCGCCGCCTCCCTCTAGCCGCGGCTCCCCTAAATCCTCACCGCAGCGCCCACCCGCCTCCTGGACGAGTACCCAACGGAAGAGGATGGCTCGCGCGCGCGCGGGGATCCAGCTGGTGGAGGCCGTCCGAGCAACAAGGGCGGCAAGACCGTGTGGCTCTCGGCGCCGCCGGACGGGATCGACGGAGGAAGGCCTGGTGCCTCACCAGGATGCTGCAGCCGGCGCGACCACCGTACCTCCCCTCATCTTCTCCGGCCCCACGCGCGCCGGCAACATCCCTGGACTGGACCTGCTGCTCCCCACGCGCGCCATCCACCTCTCTGTCCCGCTGATGCCTCCCACTCACTCCTGGTGAGCATCCTTGTAAATCCCCttgctatctatctatctatctatctatctatcacgTTGAGTGAAATACTATTTGTGGTTGTGGGTTACAAATAACCTAACTTCTCATGGATGTATTGAGATTTGCCTCACATGCGTGCATTTTTATGTCAGCTCAACAATTGATTTGGGTACAGTTGTGTGTGATATGATTATTAGTGGAGAGTGGGACATGATTAGGGTTGACCTTGCATTTTTCTGCAGGGCACGGCTATTTCTCATTACTAAAATCTGAATCTTTACCTTATATATGCCATAGTAGACTGCTCATACCAATCTTGTTGTATCTTCATCAACTTGTCATACTGCACGTGTATGTCACCCAGCACTTTATGCATGCCTTATTTAGAATAACAGGTTCAGATAATCTAACCACCTATCTCCAACACTAACAAGAGAAGATGATCTACAGTTTTAAAAAAATTTGTATTTACCATCGGAGTTTCTATGTTATATGAAACTTCACTTGATTTGGTATATGGATATCAATATGCTCATGAGAAACAACCAGTCTCTTGGCAAGCTCAGACTTGTTTTTTTTTGTGGACTTTCTTAGCTTTCATATAAGTGGGTTCTAATATATATTGGTTGTGCTTGAATGGCAGTTATGA includes:
- the LOC124691644 gene encoding pentatricopeptide repeat-containing protein At2g17033-like → MPAVASLPPPAPAPAAVRRGRRFSPPSASLRRAASGGGTSWRSERRLMSELERTVTSGATERVIRDFVGTKSERAALAALSRLLIDSNTLAVPFYEAVTQARWFKWSSIHAAAVAALLETNGGAEESRSLVADSAARLESAAEVALFYCDLMAAFSSRGLKGRAMDFYAQLRAMPPPLAGGGKTYMAMIKSLCMMGLADEAEGALREMAALGYQPDAFQFGLVAKCYGKAGQLAEMERVIASMSDAGIRMGTGAANIVLSCYSACRDHGKMLMWLKKMRKLRVAPTTKAYNFVLNSCPTVVSMARELGPSLPLSSAQLVKKLNSGSPWPAEAEVVQELLSASSVSDKAMVWSETEVKLNLHGFSITSAYVLMLQWVDAVKGGRALPLEVSVVCGVGKHSDVRGEPKVRELAQEVLSRMGSPLRLSTRNKGRLVAKRDRVKQWLATDWASPVHDENADQSPDEIDQQPFLPELFRKLGQFISSFMSVSR